GGGGACTTTAGTTGAAATTAGCTCTTAGCATTGACCATTAAACATTAAACATTAAAAGACGTTAATTGATAAATGCTAAATGATAAATAAAAAAGGTATTGAAATTTATGACGATCGCCTCAAACCTTTGTTAATTCCCAATGCGGCGCTGAAAAAACTAACAGATGGTGCGGTTCACGGAGAAGGACCTGTTTATCTTCCCGAAGATGATAGCGTAATTTGGAGCGATGCTCACGGCAATCGTCTGTTGCGCTGGAGTCCTACCGAGGGAAATAAAGTGATTCGTCAGCCATCCCACTATCAAAGCGGTAATTATCTCGATTTACAAGGTCGTCTCGTTTCTTGTTCTCAGGGTCAACGAGCAATTATTCGACAGGAAAGCGACGGTGAGTGGAAGGTTTTGGTAGACCGCTATCAAGGTAAGCGGCTAAATAGCCCTAACGATCTGGTAGTCAAAAGCGATGGCACGATTTGGTTTAGCGACCCCACTTTTGGTATTACTCACGAAAATCAGGGATACGGAGGCGAACAGGAACAGGCTGGTGATTTTGTCTATCGTTTCGATCCAGAAACGGGAGAAATAGATGCGGTAATTAAAGAAATGGCAAAACCGAACGGACTGGCATTTAGTCCCGATGAAAGCCTGTTATATGTTTCCGATACTTCTGCTGCCGAACATCCCCAACAGCATCACTATATTCGCGTCTATGAAGTAAGAGAAAATCGCTATGCAGAAAACGGTCGGGTGTTTGCCGTCATCGAACCTGGAGAACCAGATGGTTTTCGTTTAGACGTACATGGCAATATTTTTACCAGTTCTGCCGATAGCGTTCAGGTATATGCACCTGATGGTACACATTTGGGGAAAATTTTGGTACCAGAAGTATGTACCAATCTTACTTTTGGTGGACGAGAAGGCAACCGTTTATTTATTACGGCAAAAACTTCTCTTTATGCGATCGCACTTAATACTAGTGGTCTGTCCATTAATTAATGATGAGTAATATTTCCCCTAGTCCCCAGTCCCCCAGTCTGCCTTAACCACTCAATTTAAAATTGACAGATTACTAGGGGAGTACAGCAACCTTAAATATTTTAGATTTGGAGCTAAACAATAATGGTCAAATTTATAAATAAATTTATTTATGCTGCGGTCGCTTTTCTCTTAACTAGCGGTATGCTTTTCAAAATTCCCGTCTTGTCAGCTACGAGAGAATTGGCTTTAATCTATCCCCCCAATAGTTTTCCAGGAGAAATAAGAAGCTGGATTTTGTTGATTTTTCGGATTGGTATTGGGATTATCTTTATTCTTCACGGCTATCCCAAACTGACTCATTTAAAACAGTGGTCTGAGAATCTAAAAATGCCCGTATTTCTCTGTTTTATTGGGGCGGCAACTATGTTTTTGGGCGGCTTTTGTTTGATTGCTGGTTTTCTGACTGGTTTGGTTAGTATCGGTATTTTATGCTGTATGGCACTGGCTTTGTTTTTGCATATTAAGGGTGGTAAACCTTTTGTTGCCCAAGATCCTTATTTAAATCCTCCCGACTATTATAAAGGACCGAAAGGAAAAGCCGAAGCACCAAGCTGCGAAAAAGCTTTTGTTTATATTCTGATTATGCTCGTACTGATGGTATTTGGACCTGGGCTATATTCCCTCGATGCCATATTACTCCCTAATCTTTCTTTTTAGTTTTAGTTATAGAAATATCAAAATTTGTAGCTGCTAATAACAAGCGCGATTCCGTTCGGAATCAATTTGTGCAATTGAAAAGCAAAATCTATTTAAATTTATTTATCTATCATCGATAGAGTAACTAAAAATTCACACTCGATCTGAGAAAATTTAATTTAGTTTTTAGCATGAGCAACTTTTTATCGGGTGTAGCGGTTTTAGCATCGCTATTAGCTCTATTTAGCAGTGGTTTTAGCATTATACAGGTATTAAATTTACAACAAAAACTGGATGTTGCGATCGCCGAACTCAAAACTACTGCAAATAATAGTCCGAATCTTAACTCAACTCAACCGAATTCCGAACCAACAACACCTATAGCCTCGCCATCAGCAGCCACAAATAATGCAGTAATTCAGCCAGGTCAATTCGTTCGTAGTGCCTTTAGTAACCTGGCCACAATAGAACTGCTCAAAGCCAATCGCGTTCCCCAGCAATCAGGCAAGGTTAACGTCCAGATGAGAATTCGTCTGACTTCAACAGGAAAAGCTGCGCCTGGATTAGTAACCAAAAGTATTTATTTTGCTAGTACTACCGCTCGCGATCCCGCTAGTGGTGAAACTTATAGCGCAGATTTAGATAACGCAACTCCTGGTGTAAATTTAAAAGTAATGGCAATTAACGAACAACCTTCAGCAGATGCTTATGTTTGGATGAATATACCAGAAAATGTTAATAGAGTCGATCTTTACATTCCAGATACAGAAGCTTTTACTAGCGTGCCAATTGCCAATAATTGAGCCAGGTCGAATTTTTCTGGCAGCAAACCATTTATTTGTTTGATGTTCTATGCCCGAACTGCAACACGAAAATGCTTATTTTTATAGTCCTCAAGAAAATAAACCCAATTGCCCCCTATTAATTTTCTTACCAGGATTGGACGAAACGGGTAAAGAGTTGATGTCTCGGCAAACGGCTAGTTTAGAAGTTGCCTTTAACGTGCGCTGTTTTGTGATTCCTCCTGAAGATTTAGATAATTGGGAGCTTTTAGCAGAATCGGTACTGGCTCTTATTGAAGACGAATTAAAATCGAATCCCAAATGTAGCGTCTATCTTTGTGGCGAATCTTTTGGCGGTTGTTTGGCACTCAAAGTTTTAGAACAAGCTCCCAAACTGTTTGAGAAAATCATTTTAGTCAATCCCGCTTCTTCGTTTCATCGAGTTCCTTTGCTCAACTTTGGTTCGCTATTATTTCCCCTAACACCAGACTTTTTTTACAACCATTCTGCTTTTCTTACATTACCTTTTCTCGCTCCCATCAATCGAATTTCTTCTCAAGCTCGTCAAGATTTAGCAGACACAATTAAATCCGCTCCCAAACAAACTGCCCAGCAGCGTCTGGCAATGATGAGAGAGTTTGAATTAAATGAAGCTAAACTCAAGCAGATAACTCAACCCGTTCTGTTAATTGGCAGCGAACAGGACTTAATTTTACCCTCTGTTGAAGAAGTAAGGCGTTTGGCAAAAATTTTTCCCCAGGCAACAGTTGTAACTTTACCCCATAGCGGTCATGCCTGTTTGGTAGAAGAAGATATTAATCTATACAGAATTATGGAAGCAAACAGTTTTGTCTTTAAAAAATAGGAACGATGATGAAATACAGCTTTATAGGTTAATTACTGACCTTACGCAGTTCGTACCGAAAATTGGTGTTGTTGGTGGTTAGTAGGGTTAGAGCTAATTCAATCTCGGTTAATTATACCTATGGTTTCTTTTTGGAATGAATGTGTTATTTATTCTGTCAACTGTGAATAACGATGGTTGATAATTCGATCGAAAGCACTATTGTAAACAAAATTTCTCACCATATCTGCTTTAAAGAAGTCGTGAGGAAAACCAAGTTCTATTTGGCTTATTTCGTCTAGCTGTTTTATTTGTTCTGGAGATAATTTAACATCAATACATTTAAGATTATCTTCGACGTGAGCAACTTTTCTCGCACCGACGATGGGAATTACGTTTTTACTCAATAACCAAGCTAAAGCCACCTGAGAAGAACTATGTCCCGTACTTGAGGCAATTTTATCTACTTCTTTAGCAATGGCGGTATTGCGATCGCTCTTATCTACAAATCCTTCCATCATTTCGTTATCCAATCGTTTGTCGTTACCATCATCTTTACCGTTGGTGTATTTACCCGTCAGCCAACCACTCGCTAAAGGCGACCAGGCTGTAACGCCAATATCAAAAGTTCGCGCCATTGGTAACAATTCTCGTTCGGGGGCGCGTTGAATTAGGCTATATTCAATCTGTAAACCAATAAAATGCGTCCAGCCTCTTAACTCAGCTAAGGTATTGCATTGAGCTACCACCCAGGCTGGAGCGTCTGATATACCAATATATAATACTTTTCCCGCTCTTACTAAATCGTCGAAGGCTCGCATCACTTCTTCTGGTGGAGTCATAAAGTCCCAGGTATGCAGCCATAACAGATCGATATAGTCGGTGTTCAATCGTTTTAAACTACCTTCTACCGACTGCACCATACTTTTGCGCTGGTTGCCACTACCGTTAGGATTACCATCACCCAAGCCATTAGTGTACTTAGTAGCTA
The nucleotide sequence above comes from Myxosarcina sp. GI1. Encoded proteins:
- a CDS encoding SMP-30/gluconolactonase/LRE family protein, with the protein product MINKKGIEIYDDRLKPLLIPNAALKKLTDGAVHGEGPVYLPEDDSVIWSDAHGNRLLRWSPTEGNKVIRQPSHYQSGNYLDLQGRLVSCSQGQRAIIRQESDGEWKVLVDRYQGKRLNSPNDLVVKSDGTIWFSDPTFGITHENQGYGGEQEQAGDFVYRFDPETGEIDAVIKEMAKPNGLAFSPDESLLYVSDTSAAEHPQQHHYIRVYEVRENRYAENGRVFAVIEPGEPDGFRLDVHGNIFTSSADSVQVYAPDGTHLGKILVPEVCTNLTFGGREGNRLFITAKTSLYAIALNTSGLSIN
- a CDS encoding alpha/beta fold hydrolase — encoded protein: MPELQHENAYFYSPQENKPNCPLLIFLPGLDETGKELMSRQTASLEVAFNVRCFVIPPEDLDNWELLAESVLALIEDELKSNPKCSVYLCGESFGGCLALKVLEQAPKLFEKIILVNPASSFHRVPLLNFGSLLFPLTPDFFYNHSAFLTLPFLAPINRISSQARQDLADTIKSAPKQTAQQRLAMMREFELNEAKLKQITQPVLLIGSEQDLILPSVEEVRRLAKIFPQATVVTLPHSGHACLVEEDINLYRIMEANSFVFKK
- a CDS encoding DoxX family protein, with amino-acid sequence MVKFINKFIYAAVAFLLTSGMLFKIPVLSATRELALIYPPNSFPGEIRSWILLIFRIGIGIIFILHGYPKLTHLKQWSENLKMPVFLCFIGAATMFLGGFCLIAGFLTGLVSIGILCCMALALFLHIKGGKPFVAQDPYLNPPDYYKGPKGKAEAPSCEKAFVYILIMLVLMVFGPGLYSLDAILLPNLSF
- a CDS encoding aldo/keto reductase encodes the protein MQYKLLGKSGLRVSQLCLGTMTFGEDWGWGASYEESKKIYDTFREAEGNFIDTANIYTNGTSEQFLGEFIASERDAVVLATKYTNGLGDGNPNGSGNQRKSMVQSVEGSLKRLNTDYIDLLWLHTWDFMTPPEEVMRAFDDLVRAGKVLYIGISDAPAWVVAQCNTLAELRGWTHFIGLQIEYSLIQRAPERELLPMARTFDIGVTAWSPLASGWLTGKYTNGKDDGNDKRLDNEMMEGFVDKSDRNTAIAKEVDKIASSTGHSSSQVALAWLLSKNVIPIVGARKVAHVEDNLKCIDVKLSPEQIKQLDEISQIELGFPHDFFKADMVRNFVYNSAFDRIINHRYSQLTE